Genomic segment of Bdellovibrio bacteriovorus:
CGGGGTTATTGGCGTTACGGTCTTAAGAATGATCCCCGTGGCGCCATTTAGTATTGTTAATATTGCCGCAGGGATTTCTTCACTGCGATTTTCTGATTTTCTTTTGGGAAGTTTCTTTGGGTTTTTGCCAGCATTTATCGTGAAAGGCCTTGTCGGAGATTCGATCACGCAAATCTTTCTACATCCCACCCCGCGCACCGTTGGAATGCTGGCTTTAGGAATTCTGCTCTGGATGTTGCTCGTCGTGGCTTCGTACTTTCTGACGCGATGGTGGCGTAAAAGGAAGCAGTATGATCCTTAGAATCGTGACCTACAATATTCACGGTGCAAGAGGTATCGACGGAAAAAGAGATTACCTGCGCATTGGACTTTTTTTAAAGCATCAGAATATTGATATCGCGCTGATTCAAGAAATGGACACTCGCTTTCATGACCGCGACTCAATCACGGATGTCGAAGAGCTTAAAACGGATCACTTCAAAACCTTCATCGCCGCCCCGACCATGGAAAACTCTGCCGGCTGGTATGGCAATGCCATCTTGTCGAAATTTCCAATGAAAAACCACAACATCATCGACATCAGTTCACCCGGAAGGGAACCTCGAAATATTTTAGAAGTTTTTTTAGACACGCCCAAGGGCCCATTGCACGTCGTGAATACACACAAAGGTTTAAAGCCTTCCGAACGAAATCAACAGATGAAAAAGTTGAATGACTTGCTAGCAAGAAAAAGCGAAGTGCCCTTGATCGTGG
This window contains:
- a CDS encoding endonuclease/exonuclease/phosphatase family protein; this encodes MILRIVTYNIHGARGIDGKRDYLRIGLFLKHQNIDIALIQEMDTRFHDRDSITDVEELKTDHFKTFIAAPTMENSAGWYGNAILSKFPMKNHNIIDISSPGREPRNILEVFLDTPKGPLHVVNTHKGLKPSERNQQMKKLNDLLARKSEVPLIVGGDINEWQTYSGALKKLNTALHPIPSGPTFPTRAPFLRLDRMWCRPSNLFQSSEVLKTKDSKLFSDHYPLMAEIQIY